In the genome of Pempheris klunzingeri isolate RE-2024b chromosome 20, fPemKlu1.hap1, whole genome shotgun sequence, the window GGTGGAGCTGATTGTGGTTTAGTTGAACAATGCACAATTATAAGATTATACTAAATCTTATGTGGTGAGGTAGAAGGGTAAAGTGGTgggaaaagctgtttttttccaccactggtgtaaagttaatgttaataaaaacagtttacTCTCAGCTACACAGTTATAAGTTATCTGCATCTGTGGCAAGACACATGATGAATGCTGTGAATGATGATGTTGGCTGTGTTCCCATCGTAGGGTGGTGGTGTATGAGGGCAGGGACATTTTATCCGATTCGGGGGCGGTGTATGACCACACCCTGGCGGGGGGCAGACTGGGACTATTTGTCTTCTCGCAGGAACAAGTCCTCTTCTCAGACCTCAAATATGAGTGCAGAGGTAAGATGTCAAGTCAGAGCGTCAGTCCGGATGCtgatgtaaaaatactaaattaCTAAAAGTAAAAATCCTTTAGTGAAACTACAGACATACCAGATCCACATAAAACTGGCCCCTGTGATTAGATATGACGTTATTAGATAGGTATGAATCAATgtataagcagcattttactgttgtgtcTTCTTtaacaatatactgtatttcataGGCTTATCATATCTTTCATTATAAAATCGTAATGTGTAAATGTAGTGGCGTAGAactataaagtagcataaagtGAAAATACTCATGTACAAGCGCAATACTTGAGTGCTGTATgtatttagttactttccatCGCTGCTGCTGATCACTGCCGTCCTGTCCTCCAGGGTTTACAGCTCATTCACAAAAGGTGTGTCTCTAATGACCATATCTGtgacctgtttttcttttatttccttcctCCTCAGATAACTGAACAACTCGCCCCGAGATCCACATTCCTTTCAGACGACAGACAATCTTAATAtaacagagagtgtgtgtgtgtgtgtgtgtgtgagagagagagagagagagagagagagagaggatgcaCCACAACCAGCCCTTTATCCTGCCAAGACTATCAATTAGTGACCATCATCTATCTATCAGCTTTTCATGCGGCAGTATTGATTTCAGGCTGTCTCATTTGCTGTATATTACTGTAAGACTCAGACCGCATTGCTAGTGACAGTAACCTCTTGTTGCTTTTCATCTGCTATTCACTAATGGttgtaaataattatttattgcCAGGTGCCAGATATGAAAGGGAGATAAGGGGAGGATAAATTGATGATGGAGTAAGTAGAGCACTGAGCAGGAGTCTGGTGGTAACTTATCAATAAAACActtgggtcttttttttttttccaactgttcctcttttttctttcctgatgACGCCAGTGCAGCACACATATGATTGTGGAAACATGGTCTCTAGCGCCTCTTAGTGGTGAAAGTACTCATTACAAATGAAGACTGAGCTGACAAAGTAGTTAAGGTTGGTCAGTCACTGGTGGAAGAAATATGAGTCATTTAACTAAAACTATTtagaacacatttaaaaatccCTTTACAATTACAAGGGATTCATTCATAAACTATACTATTAGTACTATAACTGAGTAAGtgaaatacatacacacatgtatagaGATAATTTAACaatatacagagagagaaatgataaaagatgaaaatataacacaaaaatacacaatactcaataaataaataaatacaaaatgtataacagactgttcactgtcagtgtgttttggtgCAAAATCTAAAAGTAGCTGTTAGATACATGTAGAAGTAAATAGTACAATAATTCCCTCTTTGATAAGATGTTCCtctattagtcccacgacgggggaCATTTACAATATAATGTAATGAGTAGAGGTATAAATGtgcagaaaatagaaattctCAAGTCAAGACTCAAAATTGTTTCCACTTGAGTAATTTAGTTTGTTGATTGTCctgaaacctgtgtgtgtgtgtgtgtgtgtgtgtgtgtgtgtgtgtgtgtgtgtgtgtgtgtgactgtgtcaaAGTGTTAAATCTGGGTCTCCAAAGAAACTTGGCCTTGAGACTCAGGGAAAATAAATCCTTTGTATTGACTGGAAACACTAAACCTGCAAAACTGGTTTGAGAGGGAAGTGCAGGAGagcaccaccaacacacacacacacacacacacacacacacacacacacacacacacacacacacacacacacactctctctctctctacctgaGCGACGTCACGCCTCCACTGGGATGTGaagaatgaggaagaggagtccATCCATGCTCCCGGTAGACAGGGCAGAAGCACTAAAAGCAGTTTTTCTGTCCAGCTAATTGGAAGAACCTCAGTGTAACCTGCTGGTACCTCAGGTGACGTTAACTAGTGGACACTGCTGGGATGGCGCGGGACCGTGCGTGCAGCTGGTGCGCGCAGTTTGTGGAGCGGCACCAGTCAGCGCTGAATTTCGCGCTGCTGGTGGTTTGTTAcatccttttcctcctctttggcGCCGGGATCTTCTCCGCCATCGAGCTGCCCTACGAGCACAATCTCCGGCAGGAGCTGAAGGCGGCCCGGCAGGACTTCCTGACCAACAACACCTGTGTGTCCGACGCGCGCCTGGAGGAGCTTCTGGTCCGCGCGCTGGAGGCCAATAACTATGGAGTGTCCGTGCTGGGGAACGACACCGACCGCAACTGGGACTTTGTGTCCTCCCTGTTCTTCACCAGCACCGTGCTGACCACAACAGGTGAGGCACAGGTGTGGAGAGGAGACAGCTTCGAAGTGTGAGCACAAAGCAGTGGCCactgctgtgagtgtgaattTAATTTGGTAGCATTTCCTCATACAGTAAGTCACGTTTTCTGAAGGGTTTTATTCATTAGAACTTCTCCTTATTCTAAAACACGTACATCTATTTTAATCTTCAATCTTCAATCTATCCAGATTCTGTAAATatacatgtttttctcttggAAAGTTTAACTACCGGACAAAAGATGTGTCCTCCAGCAGCAACAGGTCCTTCATGTGTACAGTGAGTTTCAAATTTCCAAACCTCACTCATCTAAGATGAAATACTAGATTGGCTTCTGCGCTTGTTCTGATGTCAGAAAATCTGCCTGAAACTTAGATTGAAGGTGATCACAGAGAAACTTTCCCCCCCCAGCACATGATTCGTCAGGGTTTGTGCAAAGTTTGGAAAACAGTTTCATACTTTTTAGTAAACCATCAAGTCTGTTGTCCATTATCCAAATGTAAAGAATCTATAAATGATTTGTTTCCCATTAATAAAGTCAGAAAATGCAGCTTACAGCCCCTTTAAACAGAATGACTTAACAGAAAGTGGTACAGTTATGTTACTGTATGCATTTTTCATCATGAAAAGCAGCCAAGGTTCTATGGAGGTCGTCGCACTGACACCAGGGGAGGGTCAAAGACAAAGTGTACATGGTCCGGTAACCTTTTAGGGTATTTACAAGTTTATGTTGACTGTACTAACATCTTGTTTAGCTGCTGTGCCACTTGATATTCAGTAAGCAGAGGCAGGTTCAGAGGTGTTGGTGAAGAATTATTGTGGGTTTTAATGAGAATCGACGCCCCTGAAGTGCCAGAACACGTACAGTAGTTAAACCATTAATTCTGCTAAAAGGACGAAATTAAAATCTACAGACCTTTGGCCCTCTGTAAACATATGAGCGTATGCAAGACTGGACGGAaactaaatgaataattcatttaatAGTTTAgcctattatttatttacagacTTACCATTTAGCTGGTCTTGGATTGTAGAAGACATGTTGCTGTTGAATGGGCCCGTTGCTCTTTCCTTCTAATTACTGTTATGTGTGTGGAGCTTCACAGGGGCTAAGTGGCTCCTGGAGAGGTATCCCACCTCTAATTATACCCCTGTAAGTAAGGCTGTGCTGTATGCTTGGTTGTGTTTTCAGGTTATGGCCACACTGTTCCTCTCTCAGACGAAGGGAAGGCCTTCTGCATCTTCTACTCCCTCTTCGGCATCCCCATtaccctcttcttcctctctgtggtgGTGCAGAGGATTATGGTTGTGGTGACTCGACGTCCAGTGTTGTACTTCCACCGTCGTTGGGCCATGTCTAAATCGAAGCTAGCCGCCATACACGCTACCTGCCTGACAATCATCATgactctgctcctcctcattaTTCCTGCGTGGATCTTCATCAGCCTGGAGAAGGACTGGGGCTTTCTGGAGTCtctgtatttctgtttcatCTCCCTGACTACCATTGGCCTCGGGGATTACGTCCCCGGAGAGACCCACAGTAAAGAGGCCAACCCACACCCACAGCTGTACAGGCTGGCCATTACAAGTGAGTCTGTGGCTGAATGTACTGTCAGGACGAGGCCTCCACCTTACAGCCTGTCATCTCCACAAGGAGAAAAGCAATTAAGGAAAAGCattagtttttagttttctgAGCAGTGGTTTCCAGCCTTGTTTGATTTTGACGTCCAAAAGCCATTGTTTACTGGTCTCCCTTTGCAGAAGTGTATGCTTTGTGACCTGTTCGACTAAAGAGTGACCTTCCCTTGTCATATTTCAACTGAAAGGTTttagaggagaaggaaaaacaagctCGGTAGGGACTGAAAGTAAACAACAACCTCTTCAGTTTGaaatcacagagaaaaaggCCATTTTCAGCTGAAAATAAGCCTTACTTAACCTGCTGCAGGCCACGCTTTGGTCTTTGTTGCGGCTCAAAACTGACCTTCATAGAATAatttggtcttgttttgaacCAGAGCGTCTGCcgatatgttatgatccacGATGCTACATGAATAAATCTCCATTTCTGTTATCTTCGCCACCACCTTGACTCTAAGTGAGCTGGTCTTAACAGCTGTTCTGTTGAAGTCTGTTCTCCCAACAGATAGTTTTTCCCATGGCAGTCTGTTCTGCAGTATATGTTgggtttaggttaggttatgTTTAGGCGTTGCACATATCACCTTGCAGAGATCTGCACTTTAGTGAGGGCACTTTTCTAGTTTACCATGTATGCCATCTTAATTTAGCATGTCGCCATTCTAGCACTTACTAAATAGCACTGATGACAAAGTAGAGCTGAGTGTGATGAGAATGTCATTGCAGGCGTTTGGTTATAAACCAATGTACTGCACtaatttaaaattttgacctgataatGGCGCCAGGAAAAAAGTCAGGGGAAGATAAATTAATTCAtcacaaaatttcatggcaattcatccagtagttgttgagatatttgaaccaaagtggtggacaacATTTCCATCCCTAGAGTCATCTCACTAGCATGGCAAAATTAGAGAATATGAAATTGAATACTGATATTGAAACATAAAAGTcaaaaaacacagatatgtTCATTGCAGGTTCATATTTTTCACCACTTGTCTTCGTAGCTTGTCTGATTGACAGGGTCAAACACAGCAATGACTGTTAGCTACTACaccctttattttttttgaccaaaccttaatttgattttattagtcacactgtgacttgtctttgtttcattatgctgccattgtgtgtgtttgtttgctctccCAGTCTACCTGCTGCTGGGCTTGGTGTGCGTCCTGGTGGTGCTGGAGACGTGTTGCGAACTTCCCCAGATGAGACGCCTCAGACAGAGGTTCTACCAAGAAAACGTTCGCGACCTGGACTCTGAGACCACCAACATCATCGACCGGGATTATACGAGTGACCAGCTGACCGACCCGGATCACGTGATGGATCCCCAACCAGTTATCCCCTCTGTGTCAGAACAGGCTGCGTCCCTACGGCGGGACAGCAAGTCACAGCCTTACATGCCAGCATCAGGACCTGCTGCTGACAGAAGACTGACATGACAGATTGTCTGGAACATGCTGTTTTTTAGGGACACGTCTGTGGACTTGTGATCCGTTCACGACTGCTGAGGACATACAGGCTTTGACCTCACTGTCTATGTACTGTAGCAGTAGATAAGGAGCCTGAGTACACTTATGTGTATATCTACATGAAAGTTAAGTCACTTAATTGCTTAAAAAGGGATTGTTTTCTGCCGCTGCCAACACTAACAGGCATTTATAGCGTAAAAGCAGGAACCACCCATAGACTATCAGGATGGAATTGTTTTCTTGTTCTCCGCTGCTGCTCCGTTCCCTGCAGATAAGAGCGAGATCTGTGACACAGAGGAAAGGCTGTGCCCTCAAACGGAGGGAAGCCCCACAAGGTTCCACTTCCTGCCAAAGTCTTGATGCTGTAATTGCACAGTTTGCTCTAGAGGATTTCACACCCGCTCTTAGCACATTATATAATCTATGGTGGTATTTGCATAGGAAATTTGCCTTCTTGGAAGTGGTTAAGACGTACCGGGAGAATTGGGCGAACCATCTGTCAGCCTCTTGTACATTACGTGCAAGTATTCCAAAAGGAAGATCAACCAATGGAAAgtattaaacatgtttttcttcctggtTGCTTACAGGTGATTACTCAGCTCCTGATGGCATGTGGAAACACACTCAGTCGCCTACTTATTAGGTACACCAAGCTAAAATTAACACAGTTTCATACAATAGGCAGCTATAAATCTCCTctttttgaaggttataatgttccgtttttgttaaaaaaatgttttagagTCAAAATAATAGACAGCTGTCTGTGTAACGTCATACATTTCAGCAGCACCGCCAACTGCAGCCTCCATAATGGCTGCACAGTTAAATCAAAACTTAAActgaaacagtttcaacaa includes:
- the LOC139220416 gene encoding potassium channel subfamily K member 1-like — its product is MARDRACSWCAQFVERHQSALNFALLVVCYILFLLFGAGIFSAIELPYEHNLRQELKAARQDFLTNNTCVSDARLEELLVRALEANNYGVSVLGNDTDRNWDFVSSLFFTSTVLTTTGYGHTVPLSDEGKAFCIFYSLFGIPITLFFLSVVVQRIMVVVTRRPVLYFHRRWAMSKSKLAAIHATCLTIIMTLLLLIIPAWIFISLEKDWGFLESLYFCFISLTTIGLGDYVPGETHSKEANPHPQLYRLAITIYLLLGLVCVLVVLETCCELPQMRRLRQRFYQENVRDLDSETTNIIDRDYTSDQLTDPDHVMDPQPVIPSVSEQAASLRRDSKSQPYMPASGPAADRRLT